A stretch of DNA from Mucilaginibacter daejeonensis:
GGCAGTATGTCCATGATCTGCACGGTATCATATACCGGCTTAGCATTCGGGTTATATACTTTGATGTGTTTACGGCTGCGCTCTTTTTTGATCAGTGCTTTGATCTTTTTGGCAAAGGCCACGTTGGCCGCATGGCCAGGACGGGCCGCCATGATGTGGCCACGCAATGGCACACCTACCAGGGCCAGGTCGCCTATCATATCTAACAGCTTATGACGGGCAGGCTCATTTTGGTGGCGCAGCTCTATATTGTTGAGGATGCCTTGAGGGGCGACATCGATGTCCTTACGATTGAACAGGGTAGCTAAATGCTTTAGCTCCTCTTCGTCAACATGGCGATCAACCACTACAATGGCGTTGTTGATATCGCCGCCTTTGATCAGGTTATGTTTCAGCAACATTTCCAGCTCATGCAAAAAGCAGAAGGTACGGCTGCTGGCCACTTCCTTTTTGAACTCAGAGATAGAAGATATAGTAGCATGCTGAGTACCTAATACCGGTGAGTTATAGTCCACCATACAGGTGAAACGATAATCATCGTCAAGCGGCATGGCCACCATCTCTACCTTACGGTCGGTCTCAGAGTAATGTATGTTGTAAGGGATGTGATAGTATTCGCGATCGGCCTCTTGCTCCAGGGTACCAGCCGCGGCCAATGCCTCTACAAATGGCATCGAACTGCCATCCATGATCGGAGTTTCAGGACCATCAAGATCGATCAGTACGTTATCCAGCTCCAAACCTACCAGTGAGGCCAATACGTGCTCAACGGTGTTAACGCTGGCGCCGTTCTGGGTAATGGTGGTACCGCGCGAAGTATC
This window harbors:
- a CDS encoding bifunctional UDP-3-O-[3-hydroxymyristoyl] N-acetylglucosamine deacetylase/3-hydroxyacyl-ACP dehydratase, which translates into the protein MNVKQRTIKAPVTVSGTGLHTGEPVTMTFNPAPENHGFKFRRVDLPGSPIVDADVDNVTDTSRGTTITQNGASVNTVEHVLASLVGLELDNVLIDLDGPETPIMDGSSMPFVEALAAAGTLEQEADREYYHIPYNIHYSETDRKVEMVAMPLDDDYRFTCMVDYNSPVLGTQHATISSISEFKKEVASSRTFCFLHELEMLLKHNLIKGGDINNAIVVVDRHVDEEELKHLATLFNRKDIDVAPQGILNNIELRHQNEPARHKLLDMIGDLALVGVPLRGHIMAARPGHAANVAFAKKIKALIKKERSRKHIKVYNPNAKPVYDTVQIMDILPHRPPMLLVDKILELTKTHVVGLKGITMNEPFFTGHFPGAPLFPGVLQIEAMAQTGGILVLNTVPDPENWITLFLKIENARFKDKVVPGDTLIFRCDLIAPIRRGIAQMKGIGMVGERIVVEAELMAQIVKTK